The Capsicum annuum cultivar UCD-10X-F1 chromosome 3, UCD10Xv1.1, whole genome shotgun sequence genomic sequence CAGCAACATTGAAACAGCTATGAGGACAATACCTAGTCCCACTTTAAGTCAAATTTGACAACATTTCACGAAAAAGAATATCAGTTTCAAGTCTTGATACAGAATATATGAAGGGCATATGACACTGTATAAATATAGTTAATAATCATGGCACTTCTTAAATTTTCTGGTTGGTTAATGATTTCAATCAACTTATCAATATGTTTGTTGGTAGAATTCGTCCTCAAGTAAgcattttaaaactaaaataaattagcAGGAGGAGAAACCCAATACTTCTATAAATTAAAGCTAATGTATAGAgatttacaatttttttaattatccaATTTGGCTCAATTTACCTGGAATAGTTGGAATTTCGAGATTCAAACTgaagttattttttttgttaaaaaagatCAGGTGTTACAACAGACGACAACACATTtcagataaaatatttatttatataatttaaatagatacatttaaaaattaattgcTACTTTTTAATAATATTGTGCTACTTGTATAATAGAATTATTGATTGATGTGagaaataaggaaaagaaaaggagaaagggaaaaggaaaaggaaaaaataagaaagaatatgGTAGTAATACATTTGGAAGTTCACATCAAATTGACATAAACAAGTGAGCAAACtaagttgttgttgtgttcattaaTTTAGAAGGAGAGAAGATACATTTGGAAGTTTTCAACCACCACCATTCCTTGAGGGCAACACACCAACCCCCACTCTGTAAAGTAAAAGTAATGAAACTATATTTTATAGGAATTAGTTTTAATTAAACGGTACTCATTACCTTTCTTccaatagtaataatagtaggGAATATCAAGCTTTCAAAAACACAGACAAAAATTCtatattaattaaaatatcaaGGAACAGATTGGGAGCGTGTAGGGACAGAAAGATAGAGTGAATCATAAAAAGAGAAAGCTTAAACTTTCTGTCTTTCCTTTACTATCATTTCTTATTCTCCTTTCTATTGTACTTAAATGATCGACTTCCATTATTGTCTTCTATTTTTATCTCTCTGGAGAACATTTTCAAGATCAGAACAAGAAAGACAGACCTAGCAAGAATTAATCAGTTACATAACAATAATGTTTCTAAAAACCTCCATCTCCACTACCAAAAAGCTCTTCCAGAAAACCCTTGACAGTGTCAAATATATATTCTCCGGTGGATATCAAAAGATCCCCAAAAGCCCTCCATGTTATGCTGGCGGAGCCAATACTAATTTCAGCCAAAGCTACACAGAGCTTGACAAATTTTACGTGCATGGGGACAgacacaagaagaagaagaagaaaacaataacaaTGTCTCCACCAGCAAAGGAAAATGAAGTTAGGAGAAAGGGCAATTATCATCAAGTTGTTGGCTTGAAGGATGATTTAAAGAGGAAGGAGATAATCACatatgaaagaaagaagaaatatcaagacCCGAGAAGAGAGGAAAGGAGTTATTTGGTGGCTCAAAAGCTACAGGAATTGAAAATGTTAGAGAATTACGAAGATCAGCACGCTTTGGATATTGAACAAGTTCTTTATTACTACTCACGTCTCACTTGCCCGGCTTATGTTGAAATAGTTGATAAGTTTTTCATGGAAGTGTACTCTGAACTTTTCAACGCCTCTTAATCCTTTTGGGAGTAATTAACTTGTACTATTAATCAATTAGCTCACAGTTatcttcttttcttgattttctactCATCATCTGCTAATGAAAAATAACATGGCCATGATTCACTATCTAGCTTCCTCCTTGTTCTAGCCTTTTCAcatctcaaataaatatttactatatttttttgaGAAGAATTTGTCACTTTGATGTTCGAGCTGCatttattagtttctttttcctCAATAAGAATATTTTCTAATATGATTAATAATGGACATGTTATTTTCCACTGTGAATCCTAAGGCTCTTTTATGGATATCAGGAGTGATGTGAAGTGAATACTCAAAAGATGcagttatattattttatgttaaatctTGAATAAAGCTTCAAAATTTAAGATCCTCAATAAAAACTTTATCGCTCGGTTATTCCACATAATTGGAAGTATCATCAACCAAGTCATGTGCTCAATCTTTTTTCCACTTTGCAGGATCGTCTATGCTAGTACATAGAAGTATATGTTGAGAGTTCAGATTTAAAGCATGTAGAATTTTCCACCAATAGGTTGCCACTGATCCATCCAAATATAGAAACTCAGGCATAAGTGGGAAACAATGATGACATCATGTAATCAAAGAATGTACTGCCTTTGTTCTTCTATTCATAATGTTGAAGCACGTTTGTCATTAATATCATTCAAAACCATATTACTTAATATGAAAATGTTTCTATAGAGCATAACTAAATGCTAAATATGTGTGATGATCCAACAATTGGTTAAGAAGTCACATCAACGAGTAGCTAGTTCAAGTGTGCTTCTAGTTTCTCTGAGTTAAATTTCACATCTTGCATCACAATATAGGTTAATTTCCCTAACTCAACAGATACAGTGTAAACTTTATTTCTATACACGAACTACATCAAGAAGTGAAATCACATAAACAGGCATCCTTCATTCAATAACTCA encodes the following:
- the LOC107862995 gene encoding uncharacterized protein LOC107862995, with the translated sequence MFLKTSISTTKKLFQKTLDSVKYIFSGGYQKIPKSPPCYAGGANTNFSQSYTELDKFYVHGDRHKKKKKKTITMSPPAKENEVRRKGNYHQVVGLKDDLKRKEIITYERKKKYQDPRREERSYLVAQKLQELKMLENYEDQHALDIEQVLYYYSRLTCPAYVEIVDKFFMEVYSELFNAS